The following proteins are encoded in a genomic region of Ammospiza caudacuta isolate bAmmCau1 chromosome 3, bAmmCau1.pri, whole genome shotgun sequence:
- the LOC131555953 gene encoding pantetheine hydrolase VNN2-like: MLPSQALLPAVLFALATLRALASDTFLAAVYEHAVILPQPTQEPVPASDALALMNRNMDVLEGAIKEAAQQGAHIIVTPEDGIYGWRFTRESIYPYLEDIPDPAVNWIPCTDPSRFGPTPVQERLSCMARNNSIYVVANIGDKKPCDSSDPSCPRDGRYHYNTDVVFDTQGKLVARYHKYNLFRSETQFDYPKEPEAVTFETPFGKFGIFTCFDILFYEPAVVLVNKMQVDTVLFPTAWMNVLPFLTAIEFHSAWAMGMGVNLLSANTHNTTMAMTGSGLFTPEGPAAYHYDSDTEEGRLLLAELSARPRLSPTYPPAVNWSSHATSIEKFPGENDTFSGAVRKDIFTFRELRHKDGNYTVCQGDLCCHLVYQMSNKRRDEVYVLGAFDGLHGSLIKYHWQICTLLKCPSTNLSTCGQPVEMAQTKFDVFSLSGTFGTSHVFPEVLYSGVQLAPGEFEVLRDGRLKSKHGTSKPLVTATLFGRLYEKDQPHPLRISL; encoded by the exons aTGCTCCCTTCCCAGGCTCTCCTGCCCGCTGTGCTGTTTGCACTCGCAACCCTTCGGGCCCTCGCCTCCGACACCTTCCTGGCAGCCGTCTACGAGCACGCCGTCATCCTGCCACAGCCCACCCAGGAGCCCGTCCCTGCCAGCGATGCTTTGGCCCTGATGAACAGAAACATGGATGTCTTGGAAGGGGCCATCAAGGAAGCTGCCCAGCAG GGTGCCCACATCATTGTGACTCCTGAGGACGGCATCTATGGCTGGCGATTCACAAGAGAATCCATCTACCCCTACCTGGAGGATATCCCTGATCCAGCGGTGAATTGGATTCCCTGCACTGACCCCTCAAG ATTTGGTCCAACACCAGTGCAGGAACGACTCAGCTGCATGGCCAGAAATAACTCCATCTATGTGGTTGCAAATATCGGGGACAAGAAGCCGTGTGACTCCAGtgatcccagctgccccagggacGGTCGGTACCACTACAACACGGATGTCGTCTTTGACACACAGGGCAAACTGGTGGCTCGCTACCATAAG TACAATCTGTTTAGAAGTGAAACTCAGTTTGATTATCCAAAAGAGCCAGAAGCTGTCACCTTTGAGACTCCTTTTGGGAAGTTTGGCATTTTCACTTGCTTTGACATCCTTTTCTATGAGCCTGCTGTGGTCCTGGTGAACAAGATGCAGGTGGACACCGTGCTCTTCCCAACAGCTTGGATGAATGTCCTGCCCTTTCTGACTGCAATTGAGTTTCACTCTGCCTGGGCTATGGGCATGGGTGTTAATTTACTTTCTGCAAATACTCATAACACCACCATGGCAATGACAG GCAGTGGGCTGTTCACACCAGAGGGACCTGCTGCCTACCACTATGACAGTGACACCGAGGAGGGACGTCTCTTGCTAGCAGAGTTGAGTGCACGCCCCCGTCTTTCCCCCACCTACCCCCCTGCTGTCAACTGGAGCTCGCATGCCACGAGCATCGAGAAGTTTCCTGGAGAAAACGACACTTTCTCGGGAGCTGTCCGGAAGGATATATTCACTTTCAGAGAACTCAGGCACAAGGATGGAAATTACACTGTTTGCCAAGGAGACCTTTGCTGTCATCTGGTCTACCAGATGTCAAACAAGAGGAGAGATGAAGTTTATGTCCTGGGTGCATTTGATGGGCTTCACGGTTCTCTCATAAAATACCATTGGCAG atCTGCACTCTGCTCAAGTGCCCCAGCACAAACCTGAGCACATGTGGGCAGCCCGTGGAGATGGCTCAGACCAAGTTTGACGTGTTCTCCCTCAGTGGCACGTTTGGCACCAGCCATGTCTTCCCAGAAGTGCTGTACAGCGGGGTGCAGCTGGCCCCTGGGGAGTTCGAG GTGCTACGTGACGGGCGTTTGAAAAGCAAGCATGGCACGTCGAAACCGCTCGTAACAGCGACACTTTTTGGAAGGCTTTATGAGAAGGACCAGCCACATCCTCTGCGAATTTCCCTGTAA
- the TAAR1 gene encoding trace amine-associated receptor 1, translated as MQLCCESINGSCIRSSWSNSIRISMYIFMVCIILATVVGNLTVIISISHFKQLHTPTNFLILSMATVDFLLGFFVMPCSMVRSVEHCWYFGEFFCKIHSSMDIMLSTASIFHLSFISIDRYYAVCDPLRYKSKINTFVIVAMVCISWMVPAAFAFGMIFLDLNLRGAEKIYNHVHCAGGCFLLFSETSGIVASIVSFYIPGFVMLCIYRKIYSVAKKQARSINAINRKKMRFEMKHHISFCRERKAAKTLGIIMGVFLICWTPFFFFTATNPFMNYVIPPVLIDALVWFGYLNSTLNPVVYAFFYLWFRRALKIILLGKVFQQDSSRTHLFSD; from the coding sequence ATGCAATTGTGCTGTGAATCCATAAATGGCTCTTGCATAAGGAGCAGCTGGTCAAACAGCATCCGTATTTCCATGTACATCTTCATGGTTTGCATTATTCTGGCCACAGTGGTTGGGAATCTGACAGTTATCATCTCAATATCACATTTCAAGCAGCTCCACACGCCTACAAATTTCCTGATACTTTCAATGGCTACGGTAGACTTCCTGCTGGGATTCTTCGTCATGCCCTGCAGCATGGTGCGCTCTGTTGAGCACTGCTGGTATTTTGGGGAGTTCTTCTGCAAGATCCACTCGAGCATGGACATTATGCTGAGCACAGCTTCTATCTTCCATCTTTCCTTCATATCCATCGACCGTTACTATGCTGTGTGTGACCCTTTAAGATACAAATCAAAGATAAATACTTTTGTCATTGTGGCCATGGTGTGTATAAGCTGGATGGtccctgctgcttttgcttttggaATGATCTTTCTAGACCTAAACTTGAGAGGGGCAGAAAAGATTTATAATCATGTCCACTGTGCAGGAGGATGCTTTCTCCTTTTTAGTGAAACTTCAGGTATTGTGGCCTCCATAGTGTCTTTTTACATCCCTGGATTTGTTATGCTGTGCATCTATAGGAAAATATACTCTGTAGCCAAGAAGCAGGCAAGATCCATCAATgcaattaacagaaaaaaaatgcgATTTGAAATGAAGCACCACATTTCATTctgcagagaaaggaaagctgcTAAGACTTTAGGCATCATAATGGGAGTGTTTCTCATCTGCTGGACTCCATTCTTCTTCTTTACAGCTACCAATCCATTTATGAATTATGTGATTCCTCCTGTTCTCATTGatgctttggtttggtttggctaTTTAAATTCTACACTTAACCCAGTtgtttatgcatttttttactTGTGGTTTCGCAGGGCATTGAAGATTATTCTGTTAGGAAAAGTTTTTCAACAGGACTCTTCCAGGACTCATTTGTTCTCAGACTAA